Proteins encoded in a region of the Manduca sexta isolate Smith_Timp_Sample1 chromosome 9, JHU_Msex_v1.0, whole genome shotgun sequence genome:
- the LOC115448450 gene encoding 17-beta-hydroxysteroid dehydrogenase 14: MSFKNKVVLVTGGSSGIGAATAELFSKNGADVVIVGRNESKLRIVADRCSTLGRTPLTITADVSKEQDLTAIIERTIEKYHQLDVLVNNAGIACITDLIDGDFLSKFDEVMSTNLRSAVVLTKLAIPHLIKTKGNIINMSSVMSTRFKKSQLAYGTSKAALDYFTKASATELAQFGVRVNCINPGFTRTDIMTTTGMPMSTWDVLAPTTALGKVSEPEEIADMVLYLASNKARSITGTSIIVDNGSSIVSR, encoded by the coding sequence ATGAGTTTTAAGAACAAAGTCGTTTTAGTCACTGGTGGTAGTTCTGGCATAGGAGCGGCCACTGCTGAGCTGTTCTCTAAGAATGGAGCTGATGTCGTCATCGTGGGACGCAATGAGAGCAAGTTACGTATTGTCGCTGACCGATGTTCGACCCTCGGCCGTACTCCACTCACAATCACCGCCGACGTCTCCAAAGAACAAGATCTCACCGCTATTATCGAAAGGACCATCGAGAAGTATCACCAACTTGACGTACTAGTAAATAACGCCGGCATTGCTTGCATTACTGATCTAATTGATGGTGATTTCCTTTCTAAATTTGATGAAGTTATGAGCACCAATCTCCGATCAGCTGTTGTTCTTACTAAATTAGCGATACCACACTTAATCAAAACGAAGGGGAATATCATCAATATGTCTAGTGTGATGAGCACCAGGTTCAAAAAGAGCCAACTGGCGTATGGCACTTCGAAAGCAGCATTAGATTATTTCACAAAGGCTTCGGCGACGGAATTGGCTCAATTTGGAGTTAGAGTGAATTGCATCAACCCAGGGTTCACGAGAACTGATATAATGACGACTACAGGAATGCCGATGTCTACTTGGGACGTATTGGCTCCTACAACAGCCCTCGGTAAAGTTTCAGAACCTGAAGAAATAGCTGATATGGTACTTTACTTGGCCAGTAACAAGGCTAGAAGTATTACTGGAACGTCCATTATTGTCGATAATGGTAGTTCTATTGTTTCTAGgtga
- the LOC115448448 gene encoding 3-oxoacyl-[acyl-carrier-protein] reductase FabG-like encodes MPALLTRMSSLPNICIVRATIVFASSSFDTSALITRGFLSYLAHSEATFASFSSFLPTRVTSAPSLANCIAVTAPIPSLAPVTITTLLAKLILNGASSGIGAAAAILFAKEGADLTIVGRDDAKLAKVAEDCGKFGKKPLIISADVTKDDEVTAIVEQTIKVFGKLDVLINNAGMIKPDDISHPSFMQIFDAIMNTNMRAVAVLTNLAAPHLKATKGSIVNVSSVAATQVSMPRFASYKTSKAALNHFTRCVALELAPHGVRVNSISPGPVSTDLFDRAGMSTALTVLKQATALDRVSDPEEIAEMILHLASDKAKGVTGSEYVIDNGILLK; translated from the exons ATGCCAGCATTGTTAACAAGGATGTCAAGTTTACCGAACATCTGTATTGTTCGCGCGACGATTGTTTTCGCTTCCTCATCCTTCGACACATCAGCTTTGATCACTAGAGGATTCTTGTCGTATTTAGCGCACTCTGAAGCTACTTTCGCCAGTTTCTCCTCGTTTCTTCCTACTAGAGTAACGTCAGCACCTTCTTTAGCAAACTGTATAGCCGTTACTGCCCCAATACCATCGCTAGCTCCAGTAACTATCACCACTTTATTAGCAAAACTCATTTTGAATG GTGCTAGTAGTGGGATAGGAGCAGCTGCTGCCATACTCTTTGCTAAAGAAGGCGCCGATTTGACGATAGTCGGCAGAGACGATGCAAAACTGGCAAAAGTTGCAGAAGATTGTGGCAAATTCGGCAAGAAACCCCTCATCATCAGTGCAGATGTCACTAAAGATGATGAAGTCACCGCTATCGTCGAACAGACCATCAAAGTGTTTGGCAAACTTGACGTCCTTATCAACAATGCAGGCATGATCAAACCAGATGACATCTCACATCCAAGTTTCATGCAAATCTTCGACGCTATCATGAACACTAATATGAGAGCTGTGGCTGTATTAACCAACTTAGCAGCACCCCACCTAAAAGCAACCAAAGGAAGCATTGTTAACGTATCAAGTGTCGCAGCAACTCAAGTCAGTATGCCGAGATTTGCGTCATACAAAACATCTAAGGCAGCTCTAAATCATTTCACGCGATGTGTCGCTTTGGAGCTAGCCCCACATGGGGTTAGAGTGAATTCTATCAGTCCCGGACCTGTATCCACAGATTTGTTTGACAGGGCTGGTATGTCCACTGCGTTAACTGTGTTGAAACAAGCCACTGCGTTGGATAGAGTAAGTGATCCTGAGGAAATAGCAGAAATGATATTACATCTGGCGAGTGACAAAGCTAAGGGTGTTACTGGATCGGAGTATGTAATTGATAACGGAATTTTGTTGAAATGA
- the LOC115455193 gene encoding uncharacterized oxidoreductase MexAM1_META1p0182-like, with protein MNFDNKVVIVTGASAGIGAATAIQFAKEGADVTLVGRNEDKLAKVSAECAKYGKNPLVIKADVSKDEEAKTIVARTIQTFGKLDVLVNNAGIFIPDDILEPNYMETFDLTINTNLRPVALITNQASPHLIQTKGNIVNVSSIDATMVKIPKFSAYFASKAAINHFTRCIALELAPHGVRVNTVSPGPVYTEIFERAGLGGMIPDMQSSTALNKISEPEEIADLILFLASDKAKSVTGSDYVCDNGMILK; from the coding sequence atgaatttcgACAATAAAGTAGTCATTGTTACTGGCGCCAGTGCTGGCATTGGGGCAGCTACAGCCATACAATTTGCTAAAGAAGGTGCTGACGTTACTCTAGTAGGAAGAAATGAGGATAAACTAGCGAAAGTATCTGCAGAGTGCGCTAAATACGGCAAGAACCCTCTAGTGATCAAAGCTGATGTGTCAAAGGACGAGGAAGCGAAAACAATCGTCGCACGAACAATCCAGACGTTCGGTAAACTTGACGTCCTTGTTAACAATGCTGGCATATTCATCCCTGATGATATTTTGGAACCCAATTACATGGAAACGTTTGATCTAACAATCAACACAAACCTGCGACCAGTGGCGCTAATTACTAATCAAGCATCACCTCATCTCATTCAAACTAAAGGAAATATTGTCAACGTATCAAGTATCGACGCCACAATGGTTAAAATTCCCAAGTTCTCGGCATATTTTGCTTCCAAAGCGGCTATTAACCATTTCACAAGATGCATTGCTTTGGAATTAGCTCCTCATGGAGTCAGAGTGAATACTGTAAGTCCCGGACCAGTTTATACAGAGATATTTGAAAGGGCCGGTCTTGGAGGAATGATTCCTGATATGCAATCAAGTACAGCACTTAATAAAATTTCTGAACCAGAGGAGATCGctgatttaattttgttcttggCAAGCGACAAAGCAAAGAGCGTAACTGGTTCGGACTATGTATGTGATAATGGCatgattttaaagtaa